A window from Bufo bufo chromosome 1, aBufBuf1.1, whole genome shotgun sequence encodes these proteins:
- the LOC120985626 gene encoding C2 calcium-dependent domain-containing protein 4C-like, producing MWILEKLKVPEMQVHMSDLAPRGVYPDKGQRPIPCPYVLTPDRIPEFCIPPLLSSQRGMRMKSLYRSVPDLCRATFVTEGFNTSEAHIIQVDSAEEAMEEESTNADPQAQAALSLPHLPKAQTSYGFCTLLESPNTRRKESLFHNDPASLPILLPKSRSNISAWQRASSCSSFSTLKLRSWSRSGTLDSETSSSTDSSPFSSPLLHRSPPRCNSFLKAISQDKLFSKALRRRGKSSLSRNNSLSADECSSTDSNPNIICSISDGMMDSVFPMDLFYCRGRFMSENAVLLENGGSLRLSTEYCPEAQRLRVRLISVEGLYHPDTDPKTINCFVTLSITPGKQQKQRSTVIRRSRNPIFNEDFFFENVFQTQLHYRSLKIKVINKMCSMKRDSVLGQTELPLISILSM from the coding sequence ATGTGGATTTTGGAGAAGCTGAAGGTACCAGAAATGCAGGTACATATGTCTGATCTCGCACCAAGGGGTGTCTATCCTGACAAGGGCCAGCGTCCAATACCTTGTCCTTATGTATTAACTCCAGACAGAATCCCTGAGTTCTGTATCCCTCCTCTGCTTTCATCACAGAGGGGTATGAGAATGAAATCTCTTTATAGGTCTGTTCCTGACCTCTGTAGAGCAACTTTTGTAACTGAAGGTTTTAACACATCAGAGGCACATATTATTCAGGTGGACAGTGCAGAGGAAGCCATGGAAGaggaaagtacaaatgctgacccTCAGGCACAAGCAGCCCTTTCCTTGCCACATCTTCCCAAAGCCCAAACGTCCTATGGTTTCTGCACCTTACTAGAAAGCCCAAACACCAGAAGGAAAGAATCTCTCTTCCACAATGACCCTGCCAGCCTTCCAATTTTGCTGCCTAAGTCACGTTCAAACATATCTGCATGGCAACGGGCATCCTCATGCAGTAGTTTCTCAACATTAAAACTGAGGTCATGGAGCCGCTCTGGCACCTTGGACAGCGAAACTTCATCTTCTACAGATTCTTCACCTTTTAGCTCTCCTCTACTCCACAGATCTCCACCAAGGTGTAACTCTTTCCTGAAAGCAATAAGCCAGGACAAGCTCTTCTCCAAAGCACTCAGAAGGAGGGGGAAGTCAAGTCTATCTAGAAATAATTCACTCTCTGCTGATGAGTGTAGTTCCACAGATAGCAACCCTAACATAATTTGCAGCATTTCTGATGGAATGATGGATTCTGTCTTTCCAATGGATCTTTTTTATTGTAGAGGCAGATTTATGTCAGAAAATGCAGTGTTGCTAGAAAATGGAGGTTCCCTTCGTTTATCTACAGAATATTGCCCTGAAGCACAAAGGCTGCGTGTCCGGCTCATAAGTGTTGAAGGACTTTACCACCCAGACACTGACCCTAAAACCATCAACTGCTTTGTGACCCTCTCAATCACTCCTGGAAAGCAACAAAAACAGCGAAGTACAGTAATCAGAAGGAGCAGAAACCCCATCTTCAATGAGGACTTTTTCTTTGAGAATGTGTTTCAAACACAGTTACATTATCGTAGCCTTAAAATTAAGGTCATAAACAAAATGTGCAGCATGAAGAGAGACTCTGTTCTTGGACAAACTGAACTTCCTTTAATTAGTATCCTTTCCATGTGA